From the genome of Candidatus Tanganyikabacteria bacterium:
GGGCGCGCCGGGCGGCCGCAGCGGCGACAACGTCGTGGACGCGGACTTCGAAGAGGTCAACTGGCAGTAGCTAGCCTGTGTCGGTGTCGTCGAAGAGGGATTACTACGAGGTTCTGGGCGTCTCGCGCAACGCGACCGAAGACGACCTGCGCAAGGCGTACCGCAAGCTAGCCCGCCAGTACCATCCCGACGTCAACAAGGCCGAGGACGCCGAGGCGAAGTTCAAGGAAATCAGCGAGGCGTACGCGGTCCTGTCCGATCCCGACAAGCGCGCCCGCTACGACCGCTTCGGCCACGCCGGCGTCGGCGGCCCGGGCGGGCCGAGCTTCGACGCGGACGAGATCTTCTCGCAGTTCGGCGGCTTCCAGGACATCTTCGAGGCGTTCTTCGGCGGCGGTGGCACGGGCCGGAGCCGGCGTCGCGGGCCGGAGCGCGGCGGCGATCTGCGGCTGGACGTCGAGATCACCTGTGCCGACGCCTACCACGGCGCCGAGAAAACGCTCGAAGTCGCCCACCAGGAGCGCTGCGAGGCCTGCAAGGGAAGCGGCGCCAAGGCCGGGTCGCATCCGGTGACGTGCAACCTCTGCCGCGGGGCGGGCCAGATCCAGCAGACCCAGCGGACCATCTTCGGGCAGTTCGCCCACGTGAGCACGTGCCCGAAATGCGAGGGCGAGGGGCGCGTCGTCGAGAATCCGTGCGGCGATTGCCGCGGCGCGGGACGGGTGCGGCGCACCAAGCGGCTGTCGGTCGGCATCCCCAAGGGCGCGGACGGCAACCTGCGGCTGAAGCTGGCCGGCGAGGGCGACGTGGGGCCGCGGAGCGGGCCGCCGGGCGACCTCTACCTGTACCTGCACCTCGCCGCCGATCCGCGGTTCACCCGCGAGGACACCGAACTCTTCGCCGAGTTGCCCGTGAGCTTCGCGCAGCTTGCGCTGGGCGACGAGGTCGAGGTCGAGAGCATGGAGGGCCCGCAGCGCTTCAAGATCCCGGCGGGCACGCAGCCAGGCACCGAGTTCGCGCTCGAGGGACTCGGGTTCCCGGTCCTGGGCGACTCCCGCGGGCGCCGCGGCGACATGCACGTCACGGTGCGTCTGGTGGTGCCGACCGACCTCGGAGACGAAGAACGCGACCTAATCCGGCGCTTCGACGACCTTCACCGGAAGAAGGCCGAGCAGTCGGGCCACGGCTTCATCGACTTCCTCAAGGGCATTCTGAGCGGCAAGTAAGGCCAGGAGGCGGTCCGGGGCGCCTGCCAGCGCGCAAATTAGTATGGGTTGGGGTATACTAATCCAGCTTTGACAGCATTCGTGAATCGGGTTTCCGAGCTCGGGTTCCTTGCCGAGAATGCAGGCGGGGAGCGTGCTGCGCTGATGGTACTCTACGGCCGGCGGCGGGTCGGAAAGACCGAGCTGATCCGGCAGTTCTGCAAAGGGCGCCGCCACCTCTTCTGGACGGCCGATCAGTCTCCGGATCGAGAGCTGCTCGGGGACTTTTCGCGCCGAGTCTGGGCCGTCGCGACGGAAGAGGCGCCGCCAGGATTCACGTTTCCCTCCTGGGAAGCCGCGTTTCGCCACCTGGCGACGCTCGCCCGTGACGAGCCACTCGTGGTCGTCATCGACGAATTCACTTACTTGATCGACGCGAACGCGGCGGTGCCGTCCATCCTCCAGAAGGTCTGGGACGACGCGCTCTCGGGAACGAAGGTGCAGCTCGTCCTCTGCGGCTCGTTTCCGGGAATGATGGAACGCGAGGTGCTGGGCTACCAGAGCGCCCTCTACGGCCGGCGCAGCGGCCAGTACCTGGTCGAGCCTCTGACATTCCGCGACGCCGGGGCCTTCTTCCCCGGCAAGGACGGGGTCTGGCGCGTCGAGGCTCATGCCGTGCTGGGCGGGATGCCGGCTTATCTCCGGCAGTTCGAGGGCGAGAGCGACGTGCTCGAAGGCGTCGGGGCAAGGATCTTGCGCAAAGGCACGTTCCTTTACGACGAGCCGCGCTTCTTGCTCATGCAAGAGGTGCGCGAGCCGGCGAAGTACTTCTCGCTCCTCCGCGCGATCGCCGGAGGCAAGACGCGCCCCAACGAAATCGCGCAGTCGAGCGGGCTGGCCGATCGGACGGCCGTGGTCCGCTATCTCGACACCCTGCGCGACATGGGCCTGGTCGAGCGGCGCCTGCCCGTTACCGAGACGGAACCGCACAAGAGCCGGAAGGGCTCGTACCGGATGCGAGACCCCTTCATCCGCTTCTGGTTTCGCTTCGTGTTTCCCCACCGGACCGAGCTCGAATCCGGATTCCGGGAGGATGTACTCGAGCGGCGGGTTCGGCCGTACTTCGCCGATTTCGTGGGACCCGTCTTCGAGGACGTGGCGCGCGAGCAGTTGCTGGCTGGCGCGCTCTCGCTACCGTTCGTCCCTGCGCGGATCGGGTCCTGGTGGGACGGTGAAACGGAAATCGACCTCGTCGCCCTGGACGAGTCCGGCAATGACGTGCTGGTGGGCGAATGCAAGTGGTGGTCCGGTCCGGTCGGGCAGAACGTGCTCCGGGAGCTGCAACGCAAA
Proteins encoded in this window:
- the dnaJ gene encoding molecular chaperone DnaJ: MSSKRDYYEVLGVSRNATEDDLRKAYRKLARQYHPDVNKAEDAEAKFKEISEAYAVLSDPDKRARYDRFGHAGVGGPGGPSFDADEIFSQFGGFQDIFEAFFGGGGTGRSRRRGPERGGDLRLDVEITCADAYHGAEKTLEVAHQERCEACKGSGAKAGSHPVTCNLCRGAGQIQQTQRTIFGQFAHVSTCPKCEGEGRVVENPCGDCRGAGRVRRTKRLSVGIPKGADGNLRLKLAGEGDVGPRSGPPGDLYLYLHLAADPRFTREDTELFAELPVSFAQLALGDEVEVESMEGPQRFKIPAGTQPGTEFALEGLGFPVLGDSRGRRGDMHVTVRLVVPTDLGDEERDLIRRFDDLHRKKAEQSGHGFIDFLKGILSGK
- a CDS encoding AAA family ATPase, with product MNRVSELGFLAENAGGERAALMVLYGRRRVGKTELIRQFCKGRRHLFWTADQSPDRELLGDFSRRVWAVATEEAPPGFTFPSWEAAFRHLATLARDEPLVVVIDEFTYLIDANAAVPSILQKVWDDALSGTKVQLVLCGSFPGMMEREVLGYQSALYGRRSGQYLVEPLTFRDAGAFFPGKDGVWRVEAHAVLGGMPAYLRQFEGESDVLEGVGARILRKGTFLYDEPRFLLMQEVREPAKYFSLLRAIAGGKTRPNEIAQSSGLADRTAVVRYLDTLRDMGLVERRLPVTETEPHKSRKGSYRMRDPFIRFWFRFVFPHRTELESGFREDVLERRVRPYFADFVGPVFEDVAREQLLAGALSLPFVPARIGSWWDGETEIDLVALDESGNDVLVGECKWWSGPVGQNVLRELQRKAWAMARRHPEQIRPDARVHSILFSRAGFTPELIREAASRDVTLVEAGTLG